A window from Telopea speciosissima isolate NSW1024214 ecotype Mountain lineage chromosome 8, Tspe_v1, whole genome shotgun sequence encodes these proteins:
- the LOC122671559 gene encoding eukaryotic translation initiation factor 4B2-like isoform X3 produces the protein MSNVWGGIGAWAAEAERAEAEERENAAANSNSQLAGVGESQSFPSLREAASAKPKKKKMTLSEFTTGTYVGPGGARRDSSVESKGLTTDEMLRLPTGPKERTPEELEYGRLGGGFRSYGRTGPPPGRMRERGDDSDGSWGGGRRSYGGFDDERRPPSTRANDYDQPSRADEVDNWAMGKKPLSVSPMDSGRQDRYSSLGSGGGGPSRSDDVDNWAVGKKAPSPARSMGFGSGFRDPAPEMDRWSRAPPRDGDRERPRLVLDPPKVDGIMNEPPKATRPSPFGVARPREEILAEKGLDWKKLDSDIESRKTTSRPNSSQSSRPSSAQSNRAESPAPQVLEAAPKPRPKVNPFGDAKPREVLLEEKGKDWRKIDLELEHRRVDRPETDEEKTLKEEIDHLRKELEKESAVTANGETVESAQEQTSLHELMLSKEKDLELLIRELDDKVRFGQKSLERPGSGAGRFAALPERPPSQSGLSEDYRSGTADVWSRPGDDRRAFQGGRERGFLGNNDIGRSNSRERW, from the exons atgtCGAACGTCTGGGGAGGAATCGGTGCATGGGCCGCAGAGGCCGAGCGTGCCGAAGCCGAAGAGCGCGAGAATGCTGCCGCTAACTCAAATTCTCAACTAGCCGGCGTTGGCGAGTCTCAGAGTTTTCCGAGTCTCAGGGAGGCCGCCTCTGCCAagcccaagaagaagaaaatgacgtTATCTGAATTCACCACAGGAACTTACGTTGGACCCGGTGGAGCCAGGCGCGATTCCTCCGTGGAGTCTAAGGGTCTCACCACCGACGAGATGCTCCGATTGCCAACTGGCCCCAAGGAGAGGACTCCCGAGGAGTTGGAGTACGGTCGCCTCGGAGGTGGGTTCCGCTCCTATGGTCGAACTGGGCCTCCGCCTGGGCGCATGCGTGAGAGAGGTGACGATAGTGATGGTTCGTGGGGTGGTGGTCGGAGATCCTATGGGGGTTTCGATGACGAACGGAGGCCTCCTTCTACTAGGGCTAATGATTACGATCAGCCCTCCAGGGCGGACGAAGTTGACAACTGGGCAATGGGTAAGAAACCTCTTTCCGTCTCTCCCATGGATTCTGGACGACAAGATCGTTACAGTTCGCTTGGTAGCGGTGGTGGGGGTCCCTCTAGGTCTGACGACGTCGATAATTGGGCTGTCGGGAAGAAGGCACCTTCTCCTGCTAGATCTATGGGTTTCGGCTCAGGTTTCAGAGATCCCGCTCCCGAGATGGATCGCTGGAGCAGAGCACCACCGCGTGATGGGGATCGTGAGCGTCCACGGCTTGTTCTGGATCCACCCAAGGTTGATGGCATCATGAATGAGCCTCCCAAGGCTACCAGACCTAGCCCATTTGGTGTGGCACGTCCCAGGGAGGAGATTTTAGCTGAAAAAGGTCTCGACTGGAAGAAGTTGGATTCAGATATTGAGTCCCGGAAGACGACGAGCCGACCTAACAGCTCTCAGTCAAGCAGGCCTTCAAGTGCCCAATCGAACCGCGCGGAAAGTCCTGCGCCACAGGTTCTGGAAGCAGCACCAAAACCACGACCAAAGGTGAATCCTTTTGGGGATGCCAAGCCTCGAGAAGTCTTACTGGAAGAGAAAGGCAAGGATTGGCGGAAGATTGATTTGGAACTCGAGCATCGTCGTGTTGATAG GCCTGAGACAGATGAGGAGAAGACGCTGAAGGAAGAAATAGATCATCTAAGGAAGGAACTGGAGAAAGAAAGTGCAGTGACTGCGAATGGGGAAACTGTGGAGTCTGCTCAAGAGCAAACCAGTTTACATGAGCTGATGTTGAGCAAAGAAAAGGACCTGGAACTGCTGATCCGTGAGTTGGATGACAAAGTAAGGTTTGGTCAGAAATCCCTTGAGAGGCCTGGTTCTGGAGCAGGCAGGTTTGCTGCCTTGCCTGAGAGGCCACCCTCTCAGTCTGGCTTGTCGGAGGACTATAGAAGT GGAACAGCAGATGTGTGGAGCAGGCCTGGAGATGACAGAAGAGCATTTCAGGGTGGCAGGGAAAGAGGATTTCTTGGCAACAATGACA TTGGCAGGTCCAATTCTAGGGAGAGATGGTGA
- the LOC122671559 gene encoding eukaryotic translation initiation factor 4B2-like isoform X1, with the protein MSNVWGGIGAWAAEAERAEAEERENAAANSNSQLAGVGESQSFPSLREAASAKPKKKKMTLSEFTTGTYVGPGGARRDSSVESKGLTTDEMLRLPTGPKERTPEELEYGRLGGGFRSYGRTGPPPGRMRERGDDSDGSWGGGRRSYGGFDDERRPPSTRANDYDQPSRADEVDNWAMGKKPLSVSPMDSGRQDRYSSLGSGGGGPSRSDDVDNWAVGKKAPSPARSMGFGSGFRDPAPEMDRWSRAPPRDGDRERPRLVLDPPKVDGIMNEPPKATRPSPFGVARPREEILAEKGLDWKKLDSDIESRKTTSRPNSSQSSRPSSAQSNRAESPAPQVLEAAPKPRPKVNPFGDAKPREVLLEEKGKDWRKIDLELEHRRVDRPETDEEKTLKEEIDHLRKELEKESAVTANGETVESAQEQTSLHELMLSKEKDLELLIRELDDKVRFGQKSLERPGSGAGRFAALPERPPSQSGLSEDYRSVEYMERPRSHGTADVWSRPGDDRRAFQGGRERGFLGNNDIGRSNSRERW; encoded by the exons atgtCGAACGTCTGGGGAGGAATCGGTGCATGGGCCGCAGAGGCCGAGCGTGCCGAAGCCGAAGAGCGCGAGAATGCTGCCGCTAACTCAAATTCTCAACTAGCCGGCGTTGGCGAGTCTCAGAGTTTTCCGAGTCTCAGGGAGGCCGCCTCTGCCAagcccaagaagaagaaaatgacgtTATCTGAATTCACCACAGGAACTTACGTTGGACCCGGTGGAGCCAGGCGCGATTCCTCCGTGGAGTCTAAGGGTCTCACCACCGACGAGATGCTCCGATTGCCAACTGGCCCCAAGGAGAGGACTCCCGAGGAGTTGGAGTACGGTCGCCTCGGAGGTGGGTTCCGCTCCTATGGTCGAACTGGGCCTCCGCCTGGGCGCATGCGTGAGAGAGGTGACGATAGTGATGGTTCGTGGGGTGGTGGTCGGAGATCCTATGGGGGTTTCGATGACGAACGGAGGCCTCCTTCTACTAGGGCTAATGATTACGATCAGCCCTCCAGGGCGGACGAAGTTGACAACTGGGCAATGGGTAAGAAACCTCTTTCCGTCTCTCCCATGGATTCTGGACGACAAGATCGTTACAGTTCGCTTGGTAGCGGTGGTGGGGGTCCCTCTAGGTCTGACGACGTCGATAATTGGGCTGTCGGGAAGAAGGCACCTTCTCCTGCTAGATCTATGGGTTTCGGCTCAGGTTTCAGAGATCCCGCTCCCGAGATGGATCGCTGGAGCAGAGCACCACCGCGTGATGGGGATCGTGAGCGTCCACGGCTTGTTCTGGATCCACCCAAGGTTGATGGCATCATGAATGAGCCTCCCAAGGCTACCAGACCTAGCCCATTTGGTGTGGCACGTCCCAGGGAGGAGATTTTAGCTGAAAAAGGTCTCGACTGGAAGAAGTTGGATTCAGATATTGAGTCCCGGAAGACGACGAGCCGACCTAACAGCTCTCAGTCAAGCAGGCCTTCAAGTGCCCAATCGAACCGCGCGGAAAGTCCTGCGCCACAGGTTCTGGAAGCAGCACCAAAACCACGACCAAAGGTGAATCCTTTTGGGGATGCCAAGCCTCGAGAAGTCTTACTGGAAGAGAAAGGCAAGGATTGGCGGAAGATTGATTTGGAACTCGAGCATCGTCGTGTTGATAG GCCTGAGACAGATGAGGAGAAGACGCTGAAGGAAGAAATAGATCATCTAAGGAAGGAACTGGAGAAAGAAAGTGCAGTGACTGCGAATGGGGAAACTGTGGAGTCTGCTCAAGAGCAAACCAGTTTACATGAGCTGATGTTGAGCAAAGAAAAGGACCTGGAACTGCTGATCCGTGAGTTGGATGACAAAGTAAGGTTTGGTCAGAAATCCCTTGAGAGGCCTGGTTCTGGAGCAGGCAGGTTTGCTGCCTTGCCTGAGAGGCCACCCTCTCAGTCTGGCTTGTCGGAGGACTATAGAAGTGTGGAGTATATGGAGAGGCCCCGGTCTCATGGAACAGCAGATGTGTGGAGCAGGCCTGGAGATGACAGAAGAGCATTTCAGGGTGGCAGGGAAAGAGGATTTCTTGGCAACAATGACA TTGGCAGGTCCAATTCTAGGGAGAGATGGTGA
- the LOC122671559 gene encoding eukaryotic translation initiation factor 4B2-like isoform X2, whose amino-acid sequence MSNVWGGIGAWAAEAERAEAEERENAAANSNSQLAGVGESQSFPSLREAASAKPKKKKMTLSEFTTGTYVGPGGARRDSSVESKGLTTDEMLRLPTGPKERTPEELEYGRLGGGFRSYGRTGPPPGRMRERGDDSDGSWGGGRRSYGGFDDERRPPSTRANDYDQPSRADEVDNWAMGKKPLSVSPMDSGRQDRYSSLGSGGGGPSRSDDVDNWAVGKKAPSPARSMGFGSGFRDPAPEMDRWSRAPPRDGDRERPRLVLDPPKVDGIMNEPPKATRPSPFGVARPREEILAEKGLDWKKLDSDIESRKTTSRPNSSQSSRPSSAQSNRAESPAPQVLEAAPKPRPKVNPFGDAKPREVLLEEKGKDWRKIDLELEHRRVDRPETDEEKTLKEEIDHLRKELEKESAVTANGETVESAQEQTSLHELMLSKEKDLELLIRELDDKVRFGQKSLERPGSGAGRFAALPERPPSQSGLSEDYRSVEYMERPRSHGTADVWSRPGDDRRAFQGGRERGFLGNNDRSNSRERW is encoded by the exons atgtCGAACGTCTGGGGAGGAATCGGTGCATGGGCCGCAGAGGCCGAGCGTGCCGAAGCCGAAGAGCGCGAGAATGCTGCCGCTAACTCAAATTCTCAACTAGCCGGCGTTGGCGAGTCTCAGAGTTTTCCGAGTCTCAGGGAGGCCGCCTCTGCCAagcccaagaagaagaaaatgacgtTATCTGAATTCACCACAGGAACTTACGTTGGACCCGGTGGAGCCAGGCGCGATTCCTCCGTGGAGTCTAAGGGTCTCACCACCGACGAGATGCTCCGATTGCCAACTGGCCCCAAGGAGAGGACTCCCGAGGAGTTGGAGTACGGTCGCCTCGGAGGTGGGTTCCGCTCCTATGGTCGAACTGGGCCTCCGCCTGGGCGCATGCGTGAGAGAGGTGACGATAGTGATGGTTCGTGGGGTGGTGGTCGGAGATCCTATGGGGGTTTCGATGACGAACGGAGGCCTCCTTCTACTAGGGCTAATGATTACGATCAGCCCTCCAGGGCGGACGAAGTTGACAACTGGGCAATGGGTAAGAAACCTCTTTCCGTCTCTCCCATGGATTCTGGACGACAAGATCGTTACAGTTCGCTTGGTAGCGGTGGTGGGGGTCCCTCTAGGTCTGACGACGTCGATAATTGGGCTGTCGGGAAGAAGGCACCTTCTCCTGCTAGATCTATGGGTTTCGGCTCAGGTTTCAGAGATCCCGCTCCCGAGATGGATCGCTGGAGCAGAGCACCACCGCGTGATGGGGATCGTGAGCGTCCACGGCTTGTTCTGGATCCACCCAAGGTTGATGGCATCATGAATGAGCCTCCCAAGGCTACCAGACCTAGCCCATTTGGTGTGGCACGTCCCAGGGAGGAGATTTTAGCTGAAAAAGGTCTCGACTGGAAGAAGTTGGATTCAGATATTGAGTCCCGGAAGACGACGAGCCGACCTAACAGCTCTCAGTCAAGCAGGCCTTCAAGTGCCCAATCGAACCGCGCGGAAAGTCCTGCGCCACAGGTTCTGGAAGCAGCACCAAAACCACGACCAAAGGTGAATCCTTTTGGGGATGCCAAGCCTCGAGAAGTCTTACTGGAAGAGAAAGGCAAGGATTGGCGGAAGATTGATTTGGAACTCGAGCATCGTCGTGTTGATAG GCCTGAGACAGATGAGGAGAAGACGCTGAAGGAAGAAATAGATCATCTAAGGAAGGAACTGGAGAAAGAAAGTGCAGTGACTGCGAATGGGGAAACTGTGGAGTCTGCTCAAGAGCAAACCAGTTTACATGAGCTGATGTTGAGCAAAGAAAAGGACCTGGAACTGCTGATCCGTGAGTTGGATGACAAAGTAAGGTTTGGTCAGAAATCCCTTGAGAGGCCTGGTTCTGGAGCAGGCAGGTTTGCTGCCTTGCCTGAGAGGCCACCCTCTCAGTCTGGCTTGTCGGAGGACTATAGAAGTGTGGAGTATATGGAGAGGCCCCGGTCTCATGGAACAGCAGATGTGTGGAGCAGGCCTGGAGATGACAGAAGAGCATTTCAGGGTGGCAGGGAAAGAGGATTTCTTGGCAACAATGACAG GTCCAATTCTAGGGAGAGATGGTGA